From Phalacrocorax carbo chromosome 6, bPhaCar2.1, whole genome shotgun sequence, a single genomic window includes:
- the B3GALT2 gene encoding beta-1,3-galactosyltransferase 2, producing MLQWRRRHCCFAKMTWNTKRSLFRTHLIGLISLVFLFAVFLFFNHHDWLPGRAGFKENPMAYTIRGFRSTKSETNHSSLRNVWKDAVPQTLRPQTVTNSNNTDLSLQGVTGLENTLSANGSVYNKKGTGHPTSYHFKYIINEPEKCQEKTPFLILLIAAEPGQVEARQAIRQTWGNESLTPGIQIVRIFLLGLSIKINGYLQRTILEESRQYHDIIQQEYLDTYYNLTIKTLMGMNWVASYCPHVPYVMKTDSDMFVNTEYLIHKLLKPELPPRHKYFTGYLMRGYAPNRNKDSKWYMPPDLYPSERYPVFCSGTGYVFSGDLAEKIFKVSLSIRRLHLEDVYVGICLAKLRIDPMPPPNEFVFNHWRVSYSSCKYSHLITSHQFQPSELIKYWNHLQQNKHNACANAAKEKAGRYRHRKLH from the coding sequence ATGCTTCAGTGGAGAAGACGAcactgctgctttgcaaagaTGACCTGGAATACCAAAAGGTCTCTGTTTCGCACCCATCTTATTGGCCTGATCtctcttgtatttctttttgctgtgtttctgttctttaatcACCACGACTggctgccaggcagggctggattCAAAGAAAATCCCATGGCTTACACTATACGAGGATTTAGGTCTACAAAAAGCGAGACAAACCACAGCTCTCTAAGGAATGTGTGGAAAGATGCTGTACCTCAGACGCTCAGGCCTCAAACAGTCACCAACTCCAACAACACGGACCTGTCGTTGCAAGGAGTAACTGGTTTGGAAAATACACTCAGTGCCAATGGAAGTGTTTACAACAAAAAAGGTACCGGGCATCCAACCTCGTATCATTTCAAATACATCATCAACGAGCCTGAGAAATGCCAAGAGAAGACCCCTTTTCTAATATTACTCATAGCTGCAGAGCCGGGACAAGTGGAAGCTAGGCAAGCTATTCGACAAACTTGGGGTAATGAAAGCCTGACACCTGGCATTCAGATTGTTCGTATTTTTTTGCTGGGGTTAAGCATCAAGATTAACGGATACCTCCAACGTACCATACTAGAGGAGAGCAGACAGTACCATGACATCATTCAACAAGAGTATTTAGACACCTACTATAATTTAACCATTAAAACTCTGATGGGAATGAACTGGGTTGCATCTTATTGTCCACATGTTCCATACGTTATGAAAACTGACAGTGATATGTTCGTCAATACTGAATATTTAATACACAAGCTTCTGAAACCAGAGCTCCCTCCTAGGCACAAGTATTTCACAGGTTATTTAATGAGAGGATATGCACCTAATAGGAACAAAGACAGTAAGTGGTATATGCCACCTGATTTGTATCCAAGTGAACGTTACCCTGTATTCTGCTCTGGAACTGGTTATGTTTTTTCTGGAGATTTAGcagaaaaaatctttaaagtCTCCTTAAGCATCAGACGTTTACATTTAGAGGATGTATATGTGGGGATCTGTCTTGCCAAGCTACGAATTGACCCTATGCCTCCACCCAATGAGTTTGTCTTCAATCACTGGCGAGTTTCTTACTCCAGCTGTAAATATAGCCACCTAATTACCTCCCATCAGTTCCAACCTAGTGAACTGATCAAATACTGGAACCACTTACAACAAAATAAGCACAATGCCTGTGCCaatgcagcaaaagaaaaagcaggcagGTATCGCCATCGTAAACTGCACTAG